From the genome of Blautia hydrogenotrophica DSM 10507:
ACTAAAATTTGAATAGGGTTGATGAAGATTCCGATATACAGGGCATACATGGCTAAGTCTGCCGCCTGCATCTGACCGTGGGCGATCAAGTAGCCTCCGTATACAAGAGTGACCAGATACATCATTCCCTGAAAGAATAGGTTGCATCCCATGAAGCTTCCCATACAGCGGTAGTTGGCGTCTTTTGAGAGAAGAAAGCTGTGGTTGCTCTTTTGAAATTTGTGCTGTTCCACCTTCTCGTTGGCAAAGGACTGCACGATGCGGATTCCGGCTAAGGTGTCCTGCAAGCTTGCGTTGACATCTCCGATTTTTTTTCGGTTTTCCATGAAGGTAGTTTGGATACGGCGATTTTGGCTCATGGAAAAAAGGAACATGCAAAGTACCAGGACAGCCAACGGTATGGCAAGCCTCCAATTAATCAAGAATAAAAAGATAAAAGAACCGCAAATCTTAATCAGAGAGATGAACAGGTTCTCAGGGCCGTGATGGGCAAACTCTGAAATGTCGAACAGATCGGAGACCAATTTACTCATCATCTGGCCCGAGTTGTTCTGGTCGTAGTAAGAGAACGAGAGTTTTTCGTAGTGGTCAAATAGCTGCTGGCGCATATCCCGTTCCATGTGGGCACCCATCATGTGTCCCTGATAGCTCACGTAATATTTGCAAAGGCTTTGTACGAGATACATGGTGAAAAGGCTAATTGCAATCGGCATCAGAGCACTTAAGATTGCATCGCTACCGCGGGTGAATAAAGTACTGGTCAGAGTGCGCAGAATCTGAGGATAAGCCAAATCCACCAGGCTGATGACTGTCGCGCAGAATAGGTCAAAGAAAAAGACAGCCTTGTAGGGGCTGTAATATCGGATAAACTTTTTTAATATGTGCATGGGGCATCTTCCTCTCTTTGGTATTGGACAATAAGTATATACTAGCATATACTTAAGAAAGAGACAAGGCGAAGGGTGCCAGAAAGGAGACAAAAATGACAGAGCAGGAGACTATAGAAGAAATTTTTGAGTACTATAAAGGACGTGATGACTGTGCCAGTCAGGAGAGTCTTGTTGATATGTTTCGGGAAATCCAGGAGGTATACGGATATATTCCAGCAGAATTAAAAGAACGCATGGCGAGGGAATTCTGTGTGAAAGAGACCTTTTTAAACTGTATTATTCAAAGGTATCCGAGCCTGAAGGAACAAAAAATCACACACACAGTGATCGTTTGCAGCGGAGAGAGGTGCAGAAATAAAAATGCGGCGGAGCTTTTGGCGTATATAAGAAAAAGCTTGAAAATTCAGAAAAACGGGAGTTCTGAGGACGGAAAAGTCTGTCTGCGAACCCAGAACTGTCTGAGACACTGCCGGACCTCCCCCAACATTTCTGTTGATGGGGAGATCCAGACAGGAATGACTTGTGAGAAGTGGAAACAGATTTTACAGTCATGGAGCTAAGTAGCCTTGGAGGTTATATTTTTTCAGCCAGATCGGAGAGTGGGGCGAAGTGATATCCCATGTCTTCCCACTTGGTCAGGAGTTCATCTAAAATTTGAGCATTTGTGGAGGAAGTGCTGTGTAAAAGGACGACGGCTCCAGGATGAATGCGACTGAGAAGTTTGTCAAAGGCTTCCTGGGACGAGGGCTGCTGGTCTTGCAGCCAGTCCACATAGGCCAGGCTCCAGAAAAAGGTGTTGTAGCCCATCTGACTGGCCATTTTCAGGTTTTCCGTGCTGTATTTCCCCTGGGGAGGCCGGTAATAGTGGCTCATGGTTTCCCCGGTGATCTCCTGGAAGAGTTCTTCTACGTCTTTGAGTTCTTTGGAAAAGGATTCCTGAGAGGAGATTTGGGACATATCAGGATGGTGATAAGTGTGGTTGCCGACGATGTGTCCTTCTTTCACCATTCGTTTGGTCAGATCAGGGCTGGTCTCCAAAAAGTTGCCTACCACGAAAAAAGTTCCCACAGCCTGATGCTTTTTCAGGGCATCTAAGATGGCTGGAAGGTTTCCATTTTCGTAGCCGCAGTCGAAAGTAAGGTAGATGACTTTTTCTTCTGTGTCATCCATGTAGGCGGCGTGATATTGTTTTAGTTCTTCGCAGGAAGCATTTCCCACAGGAGCTTTGCCGTCTTCTTGAAAACTTAGTCCCCAATTGCTATTGGCCTCGGAGGAGGTGGCGACTGTCGTTTTGGAAGAGGTCAAACTGGCCGCTCCCATACCCAGCAGGTAGGCTGCCATGAAAAAAAGCAGGTAGGCTGCTACTTTGGAGATTGGTTTTAACTGAGTTGGAATTTTCATTGTTTCTCCATATGCTTTTTTTAATATATATGAAGACGGGAATGAGACTATACAGAAGGAAGTAACTGGGTTATAATAAGACAGAAAGATTAAAATGAGATAAAGAAATTAAGGGAGTAGATTATGAAGTTTTTAAACGCGTTGGCAGAAGGAAATCGATACTTAGAATCTTTTCGTGAGCTTTATGAGGGTTCTTTTCCACCTTTGGAGAAGAAACCTTTTGATTTTATGCGGGAACGGGCAGAAGCTGGATTGATGAGCTTTTGGGCCATGGAGGAAGGAGGAGAGTTCATTGGCCTGGTCATTACCATGGAAGCGGGAGGAAGGGCTCTCTTAGACTATTTTGCCATTCATCCTAAATTCCAGAGCAACGGTTATGGCGGACGGGCTATCCATGAGCTTCTGAAGGTGTTTGAGGGAAAAAAATTTATTTTCGAGATCGAAGTTCAAGATCAAAATGCTCCGAATGCAGAAGAACGCAGGCGAAGAAAAGAGTTTTACTTGAGAAATGGATTGAAAGAGACGGGAGTGTTTGTAAATCTCTATCATACAGACTATGAGCTGATTACACCTGACGGAAGTGTGACCATAGAGGATTACTGTGGGATATTGTCGGATGTTCTAGGAGAAGAAATGGTAAAAGAATTAAAACCCAGACAGATACCGGCGATCGGATAGCGGCAGACAACTTTAGATGCCGTCTGTGCTCTGAAATCAGGTAGATTCAGAGTCCGGACGGCGTCTGTGTGTTTGAAACAAATATGAACATGTCGATTATTCTGTGAAGATATACCGTTCTTTGATTCCATTTGTCAAAATTTCATAGATGATGGAACCATCCTCTCTCACAGATTTCTCGCAGGTAGAAGTACGGCTGATTTTTCCCTGTACATAGGCGTCTAAGTCGTCGGTTTCGATCTCAGAAATTTGAGAGTGAGGTTTGCCGCTACACTGATCGTATATTTCGCGGATCATTTCGTAACATTTCATAGTTTGGCCTCCTTTGCTTTATAGGCACCAGTATACTGGAAAATATGGCTTTTGCAAAGAGATTTAGAGAAAAGAGGAAATATTTTGATGAGGTATTATTTTGCACCTATGGAGGGAATTAACGGCTATCTCTACCGCCGGATTCACGCCCACTTGTTTCCTGGAATTGACAAGTATTTTATGCCTTTTTTGGTTCCTCATGTGAAAAGGTCTTTTAACAGCAAAGAACTGAAAGAAATCGCACCGGAAAATAATAAAGGCTTGTATGCCGTGCCCCAGATTATGACGAATAAGGCTGAGGATTTCATCAGTACCGCGAAAAAATTGCGGGACTTAGGCTATGACGAGGTGAATCTGAATCTGGGGTGCCCTTCCAAGACGGTGGTGTCCAAGGGAAGGGGTTCCGGTTTTTTGGCTTATCCCAAAGAGCTGGAACGTTTTTTAGATGAGATTTTTGAAAAGCTGGATATGAAAATATCAGTGAAGACCAGAGCGGGGGTGGAAGAGGAAGAAGAGTTTTTAACTTTGCTGGATATTTACAATCGTTTTCCTATGGAAGAATTGATTGTCCATCCAAGATTACAGACAGATTATTATAAGAAGCCCGTGAGATTTTCTGTGTTTTTGCAGGCGTCGGCGGCCAGCCGAAATCCTTTGTGTTACAATGGAGATTTAATCTATGCACAAGACATTGAGAGATTCGCGCGAGAATTTCCTCAGGTAGACCGAGTGATGATTGGACGTGGGCTGCTGAGGAATCCAGGTCTTGTGAGAGAGGCCGCTCAAGGGATAGTTCTGGACAAAGAGACTCTTCGGGAGTACCATGACCAGATCTATGAGGCTTATCAGGAAGTTTTGTACGGGGACCGCAACATTCTGTTTCGAATGAAAGAGCTGTGGTGTTTTATGGGAAGTCTTTTTGAAGACCCTAAAAAATACATAAAAAAGATTCAGAAATCCCAGAGACTTTCAGAATATGAACAGGCAGTGGAAGGACTTTTCATGCAGCGGGAGTTTGAGGGGAAAATGAGAAGATGAAGATCATTATATCGCCTGCCAAGAAGATGATCTGCCAGTCAGATTTGCTGGAGGCAAGTTCAAAGCCGGTATTTTTAGAGAAGACAAAACAGCTATTGGAATACCTGAAGGGTTTGTCTTATGAGGAAGCGAAAGAACTTTGGAAATGTAATGATAAGATAGCGAGACTGAACTATGAGCGCATTCAGACTATGCATTTAGACAGAAATCTGACACCAGCTCTGCTCTCCTATGAGGGAATTCAGTATCAATACATGGCTCCCAGTGTGATGGAGGAAGAACAACTGGGATATCTACAAAAACATTTGAGAATTTTGTCAGGGTTTTATGGGCTTTTGCGTCCTCTGGATGGAGTGGTGCCATACCGTCTGGAAATGCAGGCAAAAGCAAGACCAGCAGGGTATGAAAATCTTTATGAATTTTGGGGGAATGCATTGTGCCAGGAGCTTACCAAAGAAGAGGATTGCATCGTAAATTTGGCTTCCAAGGAATACGTTCAGACTATTGAGAGGCATTGTCCTGTGGGAGTACAGATTCTCACCTGTGTCTTTGGAGAAGTAAGAGGGGATAAGGTCATTCAAAAAGGTACGCTGGCAAAGATGGCTAGGGGAGAGATGGTTCGCTATATGGCACAGCGAAAGGTTTTGGATTTGAATGAATTGAAAGAGTTTTCCGGTTTGAATTTTGTCTATAGGGAAGATTTGTCTAAAAAAGATCAGTTTGTCTACGTGTTTTCTTGCAAAAGTGACAAAGACGACATATAATAAATAAGACATTACAAATGGAAACAGGAGAAGACTTATGATTTATCAGAATGTTTTAGAGGCAATTGGGCATACACCTATGATTCAACTGAATCATATGGTAGGGCCCAAAGACGCGAGGGTGTTGGTGAAATTTGAAGGATTGAATGTGGGCGGTTCGGTGAAGACAAGAACCGCTTATAATATGATCTGTGAGGCAGAAAAACAGGGAGTCCTAAAACCGGATTCTATTATTGTAGAGCCTACTAGCGGCAATCAAGGAATTGGGTTGGCTTTGGTAGGGGCTGTCAAAGGTTATAAGACCGTGATTATCATGCCGGATTCCGTCAGCCGCGAAAGAAAATTATTGGTGGAACATTATGGGGCTAAGGTGATTTTGATTCACGATGCTGGGAATATTGGGGACTGTATTGATGAATGTCTGAGAACTGCAAAGAAAATGGCCAGGGAAAATCCCAGAGTTTTCGTGCCTCAGCAGTTTGAAAATCCCGCCAATCCCATGGCACACCGTCACCATACGGGACTGGAAATCTTAGAACAGGTTGCAGGTCCCATCGACGGGTTCTGTTCGGGAATCGGCACTGGAGGTACCATTACAGGGATTGGAGAGACTCTAAAGGCGTTGAATCCAAAGATTCGCATCTGGGCTGTGGAGCCTGAGAATGCAGCGATCTTGGCCGGAGGCACTGTGGGAACGCACATTCAAATGGGAATCGGCGATGGAGTGGTTCCAGAAGTCTTAAATCAGGAAATTTACGATTCCATTTACATTGTGACAGATGACGAGGCTTTGCAGACAGCAAAAGATTTAGCGAGAAAAGAAGGGCTGATGTGTGGAATTTCCAGCGGTACCAATGTAGCTGCGGCGCTAAAGCTGGCACATGAGTTAGGAGAGGGGAAAACCGTGGTGACAATCCTGCCGGATACCGCGGAGCGCTATTTCTCCACACCTCTGTTTGAATAAAGATTCACAAAGAAGGGTGTGCATACCGACGATGCACACCCTTCTTTGCATAAGAAAAAATTGTCGCAGTGTATTTTACCGTGAGGAGCCGTCAAAACTTTTTCCAGGTATCTCGCACAAAGAGCAGGAGCAGGGGAAAGATCTCTAGTCTGCCGGCCAGCATATCGAAGGTCAGTACCAGTTTGGAAAACATGGAAAAGCAGCTAAAATTTGAGGAGGGTCCTACCAGCTCCAGACCGGGACCTACATTGTTTAAGGTAGCTGCGACAGCTGTGAAGTTCGTGATCAAATCTTTACCATCAAAAGTCAGAAGCAGCGAGGAGGCAGCGAATATAAGCACGTAGGCGAAGAGGAATACATTGACGGAGCGGAGTACCTCGTGCCCTAACGTGTGTCCGTCGATGTGAATGGTCTTTATGCCTTTGGGATGAATATATTGATGAAGTTCTTTCACAAGAGCTTTCATCAGAATGATAAAACGAGAGACTTTAATGCCGCCTCCAGTACTGCCTGCACAGGCACCGATGAACATGAGCATCACCAGAATGGTTCTGGAAACCTCAGGCCACAGATTGAAGTCTGTAGTCGCGAAGCCAGTGGTGGTGATGATGGATGCCACTTGGAAAGCAGAGTGGTGTAAAGCCTCTAGGAAGTTGTCGTAAATGTTCCCCAGGCTGAGGGCGATGGTAGCTGTTGCCGCCAAAATGATTCCGATATAGAGCCGGACTTCAGAAAAATGGAAGGCCTGACGAAATTTTTTGTGTAGCAACAGAAAATAAAAATTAAAATTTACACCGAAAAGAATCATGAAGATTGTGACCACATTTTGCAGGTAAGGAGAATAGCTGGCCATACTGTCATTTTTGATTCCAAAACCACCAGTTCCTGCTGAGCCAAAGGAAGTGGTCAAAGCATCGAACAGGGGCATCTTTCCAATTAGCAAAAAGACAATCTGTATGAGCGTCATAGCGATATATATCTTGTACAAAATCTTAGCTGTGGTCTGAACCTTCGGGGCTAGCTTGCTGACGGAAGGCCCAGGACTTTCGGCTTTTAACAGATTCATGTGAGAACCACCAGTCAAGGGCAACAAAGCCAGCATAAAAACTAGAACTCCCATACCACCGATCCAGTGGGTAAAGCTGCGCCAAAAAAGGTTACAGTGGGATAAGGCTTCCACGTCGGTCAGGATGCTAGCTCCGGTGGTAGTGAAACCGGAGACAGTTTCAAACAAGGCATCCACTGGGTTGGAAATCGCGCCAGTGAAGATAAATGGCAGCGAGCCGAAAATACTGAGAACAATCCAGCTTAGAGAGACTGTCACAAGTCCTTCCCGGGCGAAAAAAATTTTAGTTTGAATTTTC
Proteins encoded in this window:
- a CDS encoding ABC transporter ATP-binding protein yields the protein MHILKKFIRYYSPYKAVFFFDLFCATVISLVDLAYPQILRTLTSTLFTRGSDAILSALMPIAISLFTMYLVQSLCKYYVSYQGHMMGAHMERDMRQQLFDHYEKLSFSYYDQNNSGQMMSKLVSDLFDISEFAHHGPENLFISLIKICGSFIFLFLINWRLAIPLAVLVLCMFLFSMSQNRRIQTTFMENRKKIGDVNASLQDTLAGIRIVQSFANEKVEQHKFQKSNHSFLLSKDANYRCMGSFMGCNLFFQGMMYLVTLVYGGYLIAHGQMQAADLAMYALYIGIFINPIQILVELTEMMQKGLSGFRRFVAVMETEPEIQDEPNAQTLKDVKGNVRYENVSFHYSDDDTLVLCDVSFDIPAGRSIALVGPSGSGKTTICSLLPRFYDVTAGVVTIDGKNVKNLTLDSLRNQIGIVQQDVYLFGGTIRDNIAYGKPSASMDEIIEAAEKANIHEFIQSLPDGYDTFVGERGTRLSGGQKQRISIARVFLKNPPILILDEATSALDNESERWIQKSLEELSKNRTTITIAHRLSTIRNADEILVVADNKIAERGSHDELIKRGGIYAHYYQMQF
- a CDS encoding NAD(P)H-dependent oxidoreductase subunit E: MTEQETIEEIFEYYKGRDDCASQESLVDMFREIQEVYGYIPAELKERMAREFCVKETFLNCIIQRYPSLKEQKITHTVIVCSGERCRNKNAAELLAYIRKSLKIQKNGSSEDGKVCLRTQNCLRHCRTSPNISVDGEIQTGMTCEKWKQILQSWS
- a CDS encoding polysaccharide deacetylase family protein, with product MKIPTQLKPISKVAAYLLFFMAAYLLGMGAASLTSSKTTVATSSEANSNWGLSFQEDGKAPVGNASCEELKQYHAAYMDDTEEKVIYLTFDCGYENGNLPAILDALKKHQAVGTFFVVGNFLETSPDLTKRMVKEGHIVGNHTYHHPDMSQISSQESFSKELKDVEELFQEITGETMSHYYRPPQGKYSTENLKMASQMGYNTFFWSLAYVDWLQDQQPSSQEAFDKLLSRIHPGAVVLLHSTSSTNAQILDELLTKWEDMGYHFAPLSDLAEKI
- a CDS encoding GNAT family N-acetyltransferase, translating into MKFLNALAEGNRYLESFRELYEGSFPPLEKKPFDFMRERAEAGLMSFWAMEEGGEFIGLVITMEAGGRALLDYFAIHPKFQSNGYGGRAIHELLKVFEGKKFIFEIEVQDQNAPNAEERRRRKEFYLRNGLKETGVFVNLYHTDYELITPDGSVTIEDYCGILSDVLGEEMVKELKPRQIPAIG
- a CDS encoding tRNA dihydrouridine synthase, with translation MRYYFAPMEGINGYLYRRIHAHLFPGIDKYFMPFLVPHVKRSFNSKELKEIAPENNKGLYAVPQIMTNKAEDFISTAKKLRDLGYDEVNLNLGCPSKTVVSKGRGSGFLAYPKELERFLDEIFEKLDMKISVKTRAGVEEEEEFLTLLDIYNRFPMEELIVHPRLQTDYYKKPVRFSVFLQASAASRNPLCYNGDLIYAQDIERFAREFPQVDRVMIGRGLLRNPGLVREAAQGIVLDKETLREYHDQIYEAYQEVLYGDRNILFRMKELWCFMGSLFEDPKKYIKKIQKSQRLSEYEQAVEGLFMQREFEGKMRR
- the yaaA gene encoding peroxide stress protein YaaA, with amino-acid sequence MKIIISPAKKMICQSDLLEASSKPVFLEKTKQLLEYLKGLSYEEAKELWKCNDKIARLNYERIQTMHLDRNLTPALLSYEGIQYQYMAPSVMEEEQLGYLQKHLRILSGFYGLLRPLDGVVPYRLEMQAKARPAGYENLYEFWGNALCQELTKEEDCIVNLASKEYVQTIERHCPVGVQILTCVFGEVRGDKVIQKGTLAKMARGEMVRYMAQRKVLDLNELKEFSGLNFVYREDLSKKDQFVYVFSCKSDKDDI
- the cysK gene encoding cysteine synthase A, which codes for MIYQNVLEAIGHTPMIQLNHMVGPKDARVLVKFEGLNVGGSVKTRTAYNMICEAEKQGVLKPDSIIVEPTSGNQGIGLALVGAVKGYKTVIIMPDSVSRERKLLVEHYGAKVILIHDAGNIGDCIDECLRTAKKMARENPRVFVPQQFENPANPMAHRHHTGLEILEQVAGPIDGFCSGIGTGGTITGIGETLKALNPKIRIWAVEPENAAILAGGTVGTHIQMGIGDGVVPEVLNQEIYDSIYIVTDDEALQTAKDLARKEGLMCGISSGTNVAAALKLAHELGEGKTVVTILPDTAERYFSTPLFE
- a CDS encoding TrkH family potassium uptake protein yields the protein MNYSMIRYIIGWILILEAAFLSLPCIVAAIYQETDGWVYAAVLLVCLTCGLLLKRTKIQTKIFFAREGLVTVSLSWIVLSIFGSLPFIFTGAISNPVDALFETVSGFTTTGASILTDVEALSHCNLFWRSFTHWIGGMGVLVFMLALLPLTGGSHMNLLKAESPGPSVSKLAPKVQTTAKILYKIYIAMTLIQIVFLLIGKMPLFDALTTSFGSAGTGGFGIKNDSMASYSPYLQNVVTIFMILFGVNFNFYFLLLHKKFRQAFHFSEVRLYIGIILAATATIALSLGNIYDNFLEALHHSAFQVASIITTTGFATTDFNLWPEVSRTILVMLMFIGACAGSTGGGIKVSRFIILMKALVKELHQYIHPKGIKTIHIDGHTLGHEVLRSVNVFLFAYVLIFAASSLLLTFDGKDLITNFTAVAATLNNVGPGLELVGPSSNFSCFSMFSKLVLTFDMLAGRLEIFPLLLLFVRDTWKKF